The genomic segment ACCGCCACCGTTATGGCCGGGTCATCCTGGGGGGCAAAACCCACGAACCAGGAATGGTCCTTGCCGTGGGGATTCTGGGCGGTCCCGGTCTTGCCGCAGACCCTCACCCCTTCTATCCGGGCGGCCCCCCCGGTGTGGCCGGGCTCGTTGACCGCCCCGTACAGCGCCTGTTTTATGACCGACACCGTGCTTTCAGAAAGAGGCAGCCTCCTTTTGCTGATGACCTCGCCGGTCATCACTTTTCCCGCATGATCCTCGACCTTTAAAAGCAGATGGGGCTGGCACCACACTCCCCCGTTGGCCAGGGCCGCGTATAGCGATGCCATCTGCAGCGGGGTGGCCATCACCTCGCCCTGGCCGATGGACATGTTGGCCGAATGTCCCACCGTCTTTGCGTATTTCCCCAGACGCTTCTGATACCAGGCATCATCCGGGATCAGACCGGAATTCTCTTGAGGGAGGTCGATTCCTGTCTCAGAGTTGAATCCCAGATCCTTAGCCCATTTGGCCATCCCGGTTATCTTAAGCAGCATTCCCAATTGATAGAAATAAACATCGCAGGAATTGACTATGGCCCCGTGCAGTTCCAGCGAGCCGTGTCCCCCCCTTTTCCAGCATTTAAATGCCCGGTTGCCTATCACCAGGCTGCCATGACAGGAGGCCTTCATCCTTGTTTCCGGAGTGATCAGCGATTCCTCCAGGGCCGCGGCGGCCGTGACCACCTTGAAGGTGGAGCCCGGCGGGTAAGCGCTGCGGATGGCCCGGTCCCACAAGGGGTAGCTGGGATCGTTGACCAGGCGGTTCCAGTCATCGGCCCGGATGCCGGCCGCAAAAAGGTTGGGATCGAAGTTGGGGCGGCTGACCAGGGCCAGCACCCGGCCGGTCCGGGGTTCTATGGCCACCGCCGCCCCGATCATGTCCCCGGTAAAAAGGCTTTCCGCCAGGGCCTCCAGACGCCAGTCGATGGTCAGGGTTATGTTGCTGCCGGGGTCGGGCTCTATCCTTTCGGCTTCGGACACCGTTCCCAGGTCGCGTCCCCTGGCGTCGACCTCGATGAAATCCCAGCCGTTGACCCCCTTCAGATAATTTTCGTATTTAAGCTCCAGTCCGCCCTTGCCGATGTAATCGCCGTAGCTGTAGCCCTGGTCCCGGTATTTGGCGTACTCGGACTGGCCCAGGGACGAGGTGTATCCCACCAGATGGCTTGCCAGGGGGCCGTATTCAACCTTGCGCAGTGATTCCACCTCCAGCCGCAAAGCCGGCAGGTTCAGAATATTCTCCTCGATCCGGGCCACCTGTTCGGGAGAAAGATCCTTGACCAGCACCACCGGGTCCTTGGGAAATATCCGGCGCTGGGAGATCACCGAGTTTTTCAGCAGCAGGCTGTCCAGCCCCAGCAGGGCGGCCGCCTTGCTGACCGAGGCCTGCCAGTCGTTAACGGTCACCAGCACCAGATCGAACCCAGGACGGCTCTGGGCTATCAGCACACCGCTGCAGTCAAAGACCAGTCCCCGGGGGGCCGGGATCATCAGCCTCCGCAGCCGGTTCTGCTGGGAAAGCCTGGCGTAATGTCCGTGCCTGACCACCTGCAGGTATCCGGCCCTGAACAGCAGGGCGGAAAAACCCAGGGCCAGCAATGCCAGAATGGAAAGGACCCTTTCCCTGCTTCCCAGTTCATTTGCCAAGGATGTATCCCCCGTTGAAAGGTTAGACCAGGCTCAATTTTGTTTTCCCGGGTCGGGGCAGGAAATGCTTCATCGGCGGCATCAATAGAGCGCCCAGCAGGACCGTGAACAGC from the candidate division TA06 bacterium genome contains:
- the mrdA gene encoding penicillin-binding protein 2 yields the protein MANELGSRERVLSILALLALGFSALLFRAGYLQVVRHGHYARLSQQNRLRRLMIPAPRGLVFDCSGVLIAQSRPGFDLVLVTVNDWQASVSKAAALLGLDSLLLKNSVISQRRIFPKDPVVLVKDLSPEQVARIEENILNLPALRLEVESLRKVEYGPLASHLVGYTSSLGQSEYAKYRDQGYSYGDYIGKGGLELKYENYLKGVNGWDFIEVDARGRDLGTVSEAERIEPDPGSNITLTIDWRLEALAESLFTGDMIGAAVAIEPRTGRVLALVSRPNFDPNLFAAGIRADDWNRLVNDPSYPLWDRAIRSAYPPGSTFKVVTAAAALEESLITPETRMKASCHGSLVIGNRAFKCWKRGGHGSLELHGAIVNSCDVYFYQLGMLLKITGMAKWAKDLGFNSETGIDLPQENSGLIPDDAWYQKRLGKYAKTVGHSANMSIGQGEVMATPLQMASLYAALANGGVWCQPHLLLKVEDHAGKVMTGEVISKRRLPLSESTVSVIKQALYGAVNEPGHTGGAARIEGVRVCGKTGTAQNPHGKDHSWFVGFAPQDDPAITVAVLVENAGHGSEIAAPIAGKIMHRYLEIRGLLPQPGQTTAGTQ